In Zea mays cultivar B73 chromosome 7, Zm-B73-REFERENCE-NAM-5.0, whole genome shotgun sequence, the following proteins share a genomic window:
- the LOC100285937 gene encoding gibberellin receptor GID1L2 precursor has protein sequence MVASRILLPLLLSLFLCSHCCTGAAAAKRQLLQAQSQVKFDFSPFLIEYKNGRVKRLMGTNVVSASSDALTGVTSRDVTIDASTGVAARLYLPSFRASARVPVLVYFHGGAFVVESAFTPIYHAYLNTLAARAGVVAVSVNYRLAPEHPLPAAYDDSWAALRWVLASAAGSDPWLAQYGDLFRLFLAGDSAGGNIAHNLALRAGEEGLDGGARIKGVALLDPYFQGRSPVGAESADPAYLQSAARTWSFICAGRYPINHPYADPLLLPASSWQHLGASRVLVTVSGQDRLSPWQRGYYAALQGSGWPGEAELYETPGEGHVYFLTKLGSPQALAEMAKLVAFINRD, from the coding sequence ATGGTGGCCTCGCGGATCTTGCTCCCGCTGCTGCTCTCCCTCTTCCTATGCTCGCATTGCTGTACCGGAGCGGCGGCGGCGAAGCGGCAGCTGCTGCAGGCGCAGTCGCAGGTGAAGTTCGACTTCTCCCCGTTCCTGATCGAGTACAAGAACGGGCGCGTGAAGCGGCTGATGGGCACCAACGTGGTGTCCGCGTCGTCGGACGCGCTGACGGGCGTCACCTCCCGCGACGTGACCATCGACGCTTCGACGGGCGTCGCCGCGCGGCTCTACCTCCCGAGCTTCCGCGCCAGCGCCCGGGTGCCCGTGCTCGTCTACTTCCACGGCGGCGCGTTCGTGGTGGAGTCGGCGTTCACGCCCATCTACCACGCCTACCTCAACACGCTGGCCGCCAGGGCGGGCGTGGTGGCCGTGTCGGTGAACTACCGGCTGGCGCCGGAGCACCCGCTCCCGGCGGCGTACGACGACTCCTGGGCGGCGCTCAGGTGGGTGCTGGCGAGCGCGGCCGGGTCGGACCCGTGGCTGGCCCAGTACGGCGACCTGTTCCGCCTGTTCCTGGCCGGCGACAGCGCCGGCGGCAACATCGCGCACAACCTGGCACTGCGCGCGGGGGAGGAAGGCCTGGACGGCGGCGCGCGGATCAAGGGCGTGGCGCTGCTGGACCCCTACTTCCAGGGCCGGAGCCCCGTGGGCGCCGAGTCCGCGGACCCGGCGTACCTCCAGTCCGCGGCGCGCACCTGGAGCTTCATCTGCGCGGGGAGGTACCCGATCAACCACCCCTACGCGGACCCGCTCCTGCTGCCGGCCTCCTCGTGGCAGCACCTCGGCGCCTCCCGCGTGCTGGTCACCGTGTCGGGGCAGGACCGCCTCAGCCCCTGGCAGCGCGGGTACTACGCCGCGCTCCAGGGCAGCGGCTGGCCCGGCGAGGCCGAGCTGTACGAGACCCCCGGCGAGGGCCACGTCTACTTCCTCACCAAGCTTGGCTCGCCGCAGGCGCTCGCCGAGATGGCCAAGCTCGTCGCCTTCATTAACCGCGACTAG